A genomic stretch from Kovacikia minuta CCNUW1 includes:
- a CDS encoding rhodanese-like domain-containing protein, with amino-acid sequence MKSTKKQTGNPILLTPAQLKSRQNQLLVVDIRGWFEYWMSHIPGAQRINQSRILKNISKDQAIAVTCLSGHRSAIVAQWLVSQGYRQVYNLQGGLLAWQGKGYSVHRGSYP; translated from the coding sequence ATGAAATCAACTAAAAAACAAACTGGGAATCCGATTTTACTCACTCCTGCTCAACTTAAATCAAGGCAAAATCAACTTTTAGTCGTTGATATCAGAGGTTGGTTTGAATACTGGATGAGTCACATTCCAGGCGCACAACGGATAAACCAAAGTCGCATTTTGAAAAACATTTCAAAAGACCAGGCGATCGCGGTTACCTGTCTTTCGGGACATCGGAGTGCGATCGTTGCTCAGTGGCTCGTGTCTCAGGGCTATCGTCAGGTCTACAATCTCCAGGGTGGTTTACTGGCGTGGCAGGGTAAAGGATATAGCGTACACCGTGGAAGTTACCCTTAG
- a CDS encoding efflux RND transporter permease subunit, translated as MDNGSQSNHKPTKPHTLGFVGNLAKQFIDSKLTPLIILVALLLGIGATLILPREEEPQITVPMADVFVQMPGASAKDVEQRVTAPMEKLIKELPGVEYVYSTSRSGSSLVIVRFYVGQNTEDSIVQLYNKLYANFDKIPHGVSQPLIKSRSIDDVPILTLTLWGEQSTGAELRQIAAQLEEQIKQIPDVSETTIIGGQKRQLRVDLDPTRLNAFGLTPLEISKAFQTQNVELTSGAFNQNNQSFLVRTQSFIRSAEDAKGLVVSVANNQPVYLRDVATVVDGSEEPASYVFFGQGRGEVQNSKLSGETEAVTISIAKRSGANAIQVSHRVLHKLDQVKHNYIPNNVHLTVTRDYGETAAERSNELLFHMLIAVGSVTLLMWFVMGKKEAIVVAVSIPVTLSLTLASFVFYGFTLNRVTFFALIFSIGILVDDAIVVVENVGRHLQLPENKTRLQQSRNRRRTLQQIVLEAVDEVGNPTILATLAVIAAILPMAFVGGLMGPYMRPIPLGASAAMIFSALVAFIVVPWTTMRVFSGASHSAHNSEEDALSRLYRRFMYPLVHYPRRGTTFLVATVLALIVIVGGLAGFKLVILKMLPFDNKSELQVVVNLPEGTTLEQTARVTREMGQYLATVPEVINYQSYVGTASPYNFNGLVRHYFLRSGANVADIQVNFLPKSDRNRQSHDIAKAIRPKLKEIGDRYSARIQVAEIPPGPPVLQTLVTEVYGPDYQGQIDLATQIRQLYQTTDGVVDVDWYTEAPQTDYRLVIDREKAALNGVSPTQISEALQMALAGQNVGLLHDENAREDVAINLRFSQLSRTRLNDLRSLKLKGTNGNLVPLSALMKTETAISDTSIYHKNLQPVVYVLGDVSGRIESAVYAMLNLQPKISALNTQHSALSTYLTQQPPTTETYAIKWDGEWQVTYEVFRDLGIAFAVVLVLIYALVVGWFQSFTTPLVIMAAIPFSLVGIMPAHWLMGSFFTATSMIGFIAGAGIVVRNSIILVDFIELRLKEGMPLEEAVIDAGAVRFRPMLLTAAAVVVGSAIILADPIFQGLAISLMAGEVASLLLSRSAVPILYYKLWRDRKRNQKNPNPDVNQLAAKLLSNEIIK; from the coding sequence ATGGACAATGGCTCACAAAGTAACCACAAGCCTACAAAACCTCATACATTAGGTTTCGTTGGTAATCTGGCAAAACAATTTATTGATTCCAAGTTGACACCATTAATCATCCTGGTGGCACTGCTTTTGGGAATTGGCGCAACTCTGATTCTACCGCGTGAAGAGGAACCCCAAATCACTGTGCCGATGGCAGATGTGTTTGTGCAAATGCCAGGAGCGTCTGCAAAGGATGTGGAGCAGCGAGTCACTGCACCGATGGAGAAATTAATCAAAGAACTTCCTGGTGTGGAATATGTCTACTCCACATCCCGTTCGGGTTCATCCCTGGTGATTGTGCGATTCTATGTGGGACAAAATACAGAGGATTCGATCGTCCAGCTCTACAACAAACTTTATGCCAACTTTGACAAAATTCCACATGGCGTTTCCCAACCATTGATTAAGTCGCGATCGATCGATGATGTCCCGATTCTCACCTTAACCTTGTGGGGCGAACAAAGCACCGGGGCAGAACTACGACAGATCGCCGCACAATTAGAGGAACAAATCAAACAGATTCCAGATGTCTCCGAAACGACGATTATCGGTGGACAAAAGCGCCAACTGCGGGTGGATCTCGATCCAACCCGACTCAATGCGTTTGGATTAACCCCATTAGAAATATCGAAAGCATTTCAAACTCAAAATGTTGAACTTACGAGCGGAGCCTTCAATCAAAACAATCAGTCGTTTCTAGTTCGAACCCAAAGCTTCATTCGATCGGCAGAAGATGCAAAAGGATTAGTGGTTTCGGTTGCCAACAACCAACCCGTTTACCTGCGGGATGTGGCAACTGTAGTGGATGGTTCCGAAGAACCCGCCAGTTATGTGTTTTTTGGACAGGGCAGAGGGGAGGTTCAAAATTCAAAACTTTCAGGTGAAACCGAAGCAGTCACGATCTCAATTGCTAAGCGTTCTGGTGCCAACGCGATCCAGGTTTCCCATCGGGTTCTCCATAAGCTTGATCAAGTTAAACATAACTATATTCCCAATAATGTTCATTTAACGGTGACTCGCGATTATGGCGAAACAGCCGCCGAGCGATCGAATGAATTGCTGTTCCACATGCTGATTGCTGTCGGCTCGGTCACGCTGCTGATGTGGTTTGTGATGGGCAAGAAAGAGGCAATAGTGGTTGCTGTCTCAATTCCTGTCACGTTGTCACTGACCCTTGCCAGTTTTGTCTTTTATGGGTTTACGCTGAATCGAGTTACATTCTTTGCATTGATCTTCTCGATTGGGATCTTGGTGGATGATGCGATCGTGGTGGTGGAAAATGTCGGTCGTCATCTGCAATTGCCAGAAAACAAAACCCGGTTGCAGCAGTCCCGCAATCGTCGTCGCACTCTACAGCAAATCGTATTGGAAGCGGTAGACGAAGTGGGTAATCCTACCATTCTGGCAACGCTGGCGGTGATTGCAGCCATCCTCCCGATGGCATTTGTCGGTGGCTTAATGGGACCCTATATGCGTCCCATTCCGCTGGGTGCCTCCGCTGCCATGATTTTCTCAGCATTGGTGGCATTTATTGTGGTTCCCTGGACAACCATGCGCGTATTTAGCGGTGCCAGCCACTCTGCCCACAACTCTGAAGAAGATGCTTTGAGCCGTTTGTATCGCCGGTTTATGTATCCTCTGGTGCATTATCCTCGTCGCGGCACAACGTTTCTGGTAGCAACCGTATTGGCTCTGATTGTGATTGTCGGTGGGTTAGCAGGCTTTAAGCTGGTCATTCTGAAAATGTTGCCCTTTGATAATAAAAGCGAACTCCAAGTCGTGGTGAACCTGCCAGAGGGTACGACATTGGAGCAGACTGCTAGAGTGACGCGAGAGATGGGACAATATCTGGCAACGGTTCCCGAAGTCATTAACTATCAAAGTTATGTCGGTACAGCGTCTCCCTATAATTTCAACGGATTAGTGCGACATTATTTTTTGCGATCGGGTGCGAATGTTGCGGATATTCAGGTGAATTTTTTACCGAAGAGCGATCGCAACCGTCAGAGTCACGATATTGCCAAAGCGATTCGCCCCAAGCTGAAAGAAATCGGCGATCGCTACAGTGCCCGTATTCAGGTTGCTGAAATTCCCCCTGGACCTCCCGTATTGCAAACCCTGGTAACGGAAGTATACGGACCCGATTACCAGGGACAAATTGACCTGGCAACCCAAATTCGTCAGTTGTATCAAACAACGGATGGCGTTGTAGATGTGGACTGGTATACCGAAGCACCCCAGACGGATTATCGATTGGTCATTGATCGCGAAAAAGCAGCGTTGAACGGCGTTAGTCCGACTCAAATTTCTGAAGCCCTACAAATGGCGCTCGCGGGTCAAAATGTCGGACTGTTGCACGATGAAAATGCCCGTGAAGATGTGGCAATTAACCTGCGTTTCAGCCAATTGAGCCGCACCCGTTTAAATGACCTGAGATCACTCAAACTGAAGGGAACTAACGGCAATTTGGTGCCGTTGAGTGCCTTGATGAAAACGGAAACTGCGATCTCAGACACCAGCATCTATCACAAAAACTTGCAGCCTGTTGTCTACGTTCTCGGCGACGTATCCGGCAGAATCGAGAGCGCGGTTTACGCCATGCTCAACCTGCAACCCAAAATCTCAGCACTCAACACTCAGCACTCAGCACTCAGCACTTACCTCACCCAACAACCGCCCACTACCGAAACCTATGCCATCAAGTGGGATGGCGAGTGGCAAGTTACCTACGAAGTCTTCCGAGATTTGGGAATTGCGTTTGCTGTAGTGCTGGTATTGATTTATGCGCTGGTAGTGGGTTGGTTTCAATCGTTTACTACTCCCCTTGTCATCATGGCAGCGATTCCCTTCTCGTTGGTGGGAATTATGCCTGCCCACTGGTTGATGGGGTCATTCTTCACTGCCACATCCATGATTGGGTTCATTGCGGGAGCCGGAATTGTCGTGCGAAACTCCATCATTCTGGTGGACTTCATTGAGTTGCGTCTGAAGGAAGGAATGCCCTTAGAAGAAGCGGTCATCGATGCTGGAGCCGTCCGGTTCCGTCCCATGCTGCTCACGGCTGCTGCTGTCGTTGTTGGTTCAGCAATTATTCTGGCTGACCCCATTTTTCAGGGTTTGGCTATTTCGTTAATGGCAGGTGAAGTGGCATCTTTATTACTGTCGCGATCGGCAGTCCCAATTCTCTATTACAAACTCTGGCGCGATCGCAAAAGAAACCAGAAAAATCCTAACCCTGACGTGAATCAGCTCGCTGCCAAGCTCCTGAGTAATGAAATAATTAAGTGA
- a CDS encoding SCP-2 sterol transfer family protein produces MVDLFSPEWMQMFGEQWNAEPELADALAKIHFNSVIGYGFKNDPNPRGVITVQEGRVTAAGAYNGEPLNWDLRTDREHLEQWKTKGLNMMGLGMAYMNGRLQFRVGDYASMIKDPRMAGPFIKSFAVMGRV; encoded by the coding sequence ATGGTAGACCTATTTTCACCCGAATGGATGCAGATGTTTGGTGAGCAATGGAATGCAGAACCAGAGTTAGCCGATGCCCTTGCCAAGATTCATTTTAATTCTGTGATTGGCTATGGTTTTAAGAACGATCCAAACCCAAGAGGCGTGATAACGGTTCAGGAAGGACGGGTGACTGCTGCGGGTGCCTACAACGGAGAACCATTGAATTGGGATTTACGTACTGACCGTGAACACTTGGAACAGTGGAAAACCAAAGGGTTGAATATGATGGGATTGGGTATGGCGTATATGAACGGCAGGTTGCAATTCCGTGTGGGAGATTACGCCTCCATGATTAAAGATCCACGCATGGCAGGTCCCTTCATCAAATCATTTGCTGTCATGGGTAGAGTTTAA
- a CDS encoding efflux RND transporter periplasmic adaptor subunit, with amino-acid sequence MTHTTSEQPLDQSLNQTTEGAIEQKTLPASGFSRKGWGLLLGGALLLAVGAWGILQLTRSTHAPESALAPTTTVETLTIHPQLLVNTLDLSGTIRPVDQATLSTRVMGRITHLSLEAGDRFQKGDILAWIDVMDMSAQTSQAQSGVAQAQAEVARSQATLNQLESEKLEAQAALRLAQINQSRMKQLQAEGAVAQSRLDEANTALDEAKARVTQTEAGIRQARATIAQTRAALNRAESGVTSASASESYGTILAPFDGVVVQKLSYEGEMAAPGTALLKIENPDRLQLEISVPEENLRFVRAGQSVQVWVDALNQTFKANIGQIIPAADPNSRSFLIKIPLHNSGRLISGMFGRIALPSGEKQETMLIPTGALIQRGQLQGVYVVDTNAAQPVAVLRWVKTGRQQNGQIEIVSGLTTGDRIITNHMAQLSDGQPVITQP; translated from the coding sequence ATGACCCACACGACTTCAGAGCAACCGCTAGATCAATCGCTCAATCAGACAACTGAGGGAGCAATTGAGCAAAAAACGCTGCCTGCATCAGGGTTTTCTCGGAAAGGGTGGGGACTCTTGTTGGGGGGTGCCTTGCTGCTGGCAGTCGGAGCCTGGGGCATTTTGCAACTCACTCGCTCGACCCACGCCCCTGAGTCTGCATTAGCTCCAACAACAACCGTTGAAACGTTAACCATTCATCCTCAACTGCTTGTCAATACTTTAGACCTCTCCGGTACAATTCGTCCTGTCGATCAAGCAACGCTGTCAACACGGGTCATGGGTCGGATTACACACCTATCTCTGGAGGCGGGCGATCGTTTCCAAAAAGGTGATATTCTTGCCTGGATTGATGTGATGGACATGTCTGCCCAAACCAGTCAGGCACAATCAGGCGTAGCTCAGGCACAGGCAGAAGTTGCGCGTTCTCAGGCAACACTGAACCAATTGGAATCTGAAAAACTGGAGGCTCAAGCAGCCTTGCGATTGGCACAGATCAACCAGTCTCGGATGAAACAACTCCAAGCCGAGGGAGCGGTTGCCCAATCTCGACTGGATGAAGCAAATACAGCCCTGGATGAAGCCAAAGCACGGGTTACTCAAACTGAAGCAGGGATTCGACAGGCACGGGCGACGATCGCCCAGACACGGGCAGCGCTGAACCGAGCGGAATCTGGTGTAACCTCCGCGTCGGCAAGTGAAAGCTACGGAACGATTCTTGCCCCTTTTGATGGCGTTGTGGTGCAAAAGCTTTCCTACGAAGGCGAAATGGCGGCTCCTGGGACAGCCTTGCTAAAAATCGAGAACCCAGATCGGCTTCAACTAGAGATCTCTGTGCCAGAAGAGAACTTACGTTTTGTGCGAGCTGGGCAGTCAGTGCAGGTATGGGTTGATGCACTTAACCAAACGTTTAAAGCCAACATTGGACAAATTATTCCAGCCGCAGACCCCAACTCGCGTAGCTTTCTAATCAAAATTCCGTTGCACAATTCCGGTCGCCTCATTTCGGGAATGTTTGGACGCATTGCCTTACCTTCCGGTGAAAAACAGGAAACCATGCTCATTCCCACGGGTGCGTTGATTCAACGTGGGCAATTACAGGGAGTTTATGTGGTAGATACTAATGCTGCTCAACCAGTTGCTGTGTTGCGTTGGGTGAAAACTGGACGACAACAAAATGGTCAGATAGAGATTGTTTCAGGCTTGACGACGGGCGATCGCATCATTACCAATCACATGGCTCAACTCAGCGATGGACAGCCAGTGATTACCCAACCCTAA
- a CDS encoding DUF3122 domain-containing protein, whose product MGAIVLGILLGLGILNSPRAAAAIQQLEEAPGQMIYQSRQSLKDQHGNTWQAIAFKRIRSDGKTSFDLRLVCFPGVTEIDHSQPLTLVNSLGKKLAADDTSNNLFAETAKPEPNVGQYNLQPLLPQLQAEIPLKLSVSTIKREVIHLSIPPSLIQEWQAVFSYA is encoded by the coding sequence TCAATTCTCCCCGTGCAGCAGCAGCGATTCAGCAATTAGAGGAAGCCCCAGGACAGATGATTTATCAATCGCGACAATCTTTGAAAGATCAACATGGCAATACCTGGCAGGCGATCGCCTTCAAACGCATTCGTTCTGATGGAAAAACCAGTTTTGATTTGCGTCTGGTATGCTTTCCCGGTGTCACTGAAATTGACCATTCTCAGCCACTGACGTTGGTTAATTCATTGGGCAAGAAGCTAGCTGCTGATGATACCTCCAACAATCTCTTTGCTGAGACAGCGAAACCCGAACCTAATGTGGGGCAGTATAACCTGCAACCTCTCCTACCCCAGTTGCAGGCAGAGATTCCCCTAAAGCTATCGGTATCCACCATCAAGAGGGAAGTCATTCATCTATCCATTCCACCTTCGCTTATACAAGAATGGCAAGCCGTTTTTAGTTACGCATAA